One genomic region from Solwaraspora sp. WMMD792 encodes:
- a CDS encoding glycoside hydrolase family 43 protein — translation MPTDTTDVATSARVITNPVLRGFYPDPSVLRVGDDYYLATSTFEWYPGVTLHHSRDLVHWRPLDGILTERRLLDLTGAGDSCGVWAPDLTYAHGLFHLVYSDVASFASGYWDPQNYLITAPSIDGPWSDPVPLHAHGFDASLFHDDDGSTWLLAMTADWRPGRDRFGGIEIQRYDRDARRLVGDPVTIFTGTPTGLTEGPHIYRHDGWYYLVTAEGGTSWEHQVTVARSRALLGPYEADPAGPMLTSVGRPELALQKAGHGSLVQTQRGEWYLAHLVGRPYTPLGRCVLGRETAIQRVDWSADGWPRVAGQIPAEQVPAPDLPAHPWPAEPSTDHFDAATLGPRWSTLRRPAGPDWTDLTSRPSHLRIVGGQSPVGRQRPSLVARRVTAPNCVFETLVEFRAATPRQLAGVTGYYNTENWHYAYLTRTDDGRQELQLLSCDSGRRQSHPQVSVDVTDVARLGLRVVFDGPVLRFGYHRGDHWRELPIELDATILSDEYAARMTDGEPEAWGFTGAFVGLWVQDIGNDGGYADFDHATYREL, via the coding sequence ATGCCGACCGACACGACCGACGTGGCCACCTCGGCCCGGGTCATCACCAACCCCGTGCTGCGCGGGTTCTACCCCGACCCGTCGGTGCTGCGCGTCGGCGACGACTACTACCTGGCCACGTCGACCTTCGAGTGGTACCCGGGAGTGACCCTGCACCACTCTCGGGACCTGGTGCACTGGCGCCCGCTCGACGGGATCCTCACCGAACGACGGCTGCTGGACCTGACCGGTGCCGGGGACTCGTGCGGGGTGTGGGCACCCGACCTGACGTACGCACACGGACTGTTCCACCTGGTCTACAGCGACGTCGCCAGCTTCGCCAGCGGCTACTGGGACCCGCAGAACTACCTGATCACCGCCCCGTCGATCGACGGCCCGTGGTCCGACCCGGTGCCGCTGCACGCCCACGGCTTCGACGCGTCGCTGTTCCACGACGACGACGGCAGCACCTGGCTGCTGGCGATGACCGCCGACTGGCGGCCGGGGCGCGACCGGTTCGGCGGCATCGAGATCCAGCGCTACGACCGCGACGCCCGGCGGCTGGTCGGCGACCCGGTCACCATCTTCACCGGTACGCCGACCGGGCTCACCGAAGGACCGCACATCTACCGGCACGACGGGTGGTACTACCTGGTCACCGCGGAGGGCGGCACCAGCTGGGAGCACCAGGTGACCGTCGCCCGGTCCCGCGCCCTGCTCGGGCCGTACGAGGCCGACCCCGCCGGACCGATGCTCACCTCCGTCGGCCGCCCCGAACTGGCCCTGCAGAAGGCCGGGCACGGCAGCCTGGTGCAGACCCAGCGCGGCGAGTGGTACCTCGCCCACCTGGTCGGTCGGCCCTACACCCCACTCGGGCGGTGCGTCCTCGGCCGGGAAACCGCGATCCAGCGGGTCGACTGGTCCGCCGACGGCTGGCCGCGGGTCGCCGGCCAGATCCCGGCCGAGCAGGTGCCCGCCCCCGACCTGCCGGCGCACCCCTGGCCCGCCGAGCCGTCCACCGACCACTTCGACGCCGCGACCCTCGGCCCGCGCTGGTCGACCCTGCGCCGACCGGCCGGGCCGGACTGGACCGACCTGACCAGCCGCCCGTCACACCTGCGGATCGTCGGCGGCCAGTCCCCGGTCGGACGGCAACGCCCCAGCCTGGTCGCCCGCCGGGTGACCGCACCGAACTGCGTCTTCGAGACGCTCGTCGAGTTCCGCGCGGCCACCCCCCGCCAGCTCGCCGGGGTGACCGGCTACTACAACACCGAGAACTGGCACTACGCCTACCTGACCCGCACCGACGACGGTCGTCAGGAGCTGCAGCTGCTCAGCTGCGACAGCGGCCGCCGACAGTCCCACCCGCAGGTCAGCGTCGACGTCACCGACGTCGCGCGGCTCGGGCTGCGGGTGGTGTTCGACGGCCCGGTGCTGCGGTTCGGCTACCACCGGGGCGACCACTGGCGCGAGCTGCCGATCGAGCTGGACGCCACCATCCTGTCCGACGAGTACGCCGCCCGGATGACCGACGGCGAGCCGGAGGCCTGGGGCTTCACCGGCGCCTTCGTCGGGCTCTGGGTGCAGGACATCGGCAACGACGGCGGGTACGCCGACTTCGACCACGCCACCTACCGGGAGCTGTGA
- a CDS encoding beta-ketoacyl-ACP reductase produces MDRFTDRVALVTGAAQGIGAATARRLAAEGATVAVVDLTAERAGPVVDEIVAAGGSAVAVGCDVTDPVAVDAMVDRVVTDLGRLDILVNNAGITRDNLLFRMPTDDWDAVLRTNLSSMFHCCRAAQRHMVPTRYGKIVNLSSRSALGNRGQVNYAAAKAGVQGLTATLAIELGPYGINVNAVAPGFVATSMTAAVAARIGVDPDEHRRQVAEQTPLRRVGQPAEIASVIAFLASEDASYVSGQTLYVNGGAR; encoded by the coding sequence ATGGACAGATTCACCGACCGGGTCGCCCTGGTCACCGGAGCCGCGCAGGGTATCGGGGCCGCCACCGCCCGGCGGTTGGCCGCCGAGGGCGCCACGGTGGCGGTGGTCGACCTGACCGCCGAGCGGGCCGGTCCGGTGGTCGACGAGATCGTCGCGGCCGGCGGCAGCGCGGTCGCGGTCGGCTGTGACGTGACCGACCCGGTCGCCGTCGACGCGATGGTCGATCGGGTGGTGACCGACCTCGGGCGGCTCGACATCCTGGTCAACAACGCCGGGATCACCCGGGACAACCTGCTGTTCCGGATGCCGACCGACGACTGGGACGCGGTGCTGCGCACCAATTTGTCCAGCATGTTCCACTGCTGCCGGGCGGCGCAGCGACACATGGTGCCGACCCGCTACGGCAAGATCGTCAACCTGAGCAGCCGGTCCGCGCTGGGCAACCGTGGCCAGGTCAACTATGCCGCCGCCAAGGCCGGCGTGCAGGGGCTCACCGCCACCCTGGCGATCGAGCTGGGGCCGTACGGGATCAACGTGAACGCGGTCGCACCCGGCTTCGTGGCGACGTCGATGACCGCGGCGGTGGCCGCCCGGATCGGGGTCGACCCGGACGAGCACCGCCGGCAGGTCGCGGAGCAGACGCCGCTGCGCCGGGTCGGCCAGCCGGCCGAGATCGCCTCGGTGATCGCCTTCCTGGCCAGCGAGGACGCGTCCTACGTCAGCGGGCAGACGCTGTACGTCAACGGTGGTGCCCGGTGA
- a CDS encoding MFS transporter: MPSLLIDLGPLRASAPYRRMWLGASLSGIGTSLTTVAVGLQVYDLTGSTFNVGLVGFFALVPLVALGLYGGAVVDAYDRRQVVVATSTGLLLVGVGFTGQALFDVGSVGLLYGLVAAQNGLFAINNPARTAIVPRLLPIGLLPAANALSNLSMGVSHTLGPLLAGVLVGWWGYPGTYLIEVGLVAVALATLVALPSIPPEGEVRRAGLASVWEGLRFLGTRPNVRMTFLVDLAAMVLAMPRVLFPAIGATALGGGATTVGLLTAGIALGTMAASLLSGPLGAVRRQGLAVLVSVAGWAVAITVFGLIVVAAPGPGPGGGAHPLLWAAVAVLLLAGAADAVSSVFRMTILQAATPDALRGRLQGVFIVVVAGGPQLGQLVLGATAQLTGEAVAAVAGGLACLVVLAALARHQPTFAHYDARDPTP, translated from the coding sequence GTGCCCAGTCTCCTGATCGACCTCGGCCCGTTGCGGGCCAGCGCGCCGTACCGCCGGATGTGGCTCGGCGCCTCGCTGTCCGGCATCGGCACCAGCCTGACCACGGTGGCGGTCGGTCTGCAGGTCTACGACCTCACCGGTTCCACATTCAACGTCGGCCTGGTCGGGTTCTTCGCGCTGGTCCCGCTGGTGGCGCTGGGCCTGTACGGCGGTGCGGTGGTCGACGCGTACGACCGGCGGCAGGTGGTGGTCGCCACCTCCACCGGCCTGCTGCTGGTCGGGGTGGGTTTCACCGGGCAGGCGCTGTTCGACGTCGGCAGCGTCGGACTGCTGTACGGCCTGGTCGCGGCGCAGAACGGGCTGTTCGCGATCAACAATCCGGCCCGTACCGCGATCGTGCCGAGGCTGCTGCCGATCGGTCTGCTGCCGGCGGCGAACGCCCTGTCCAACCTGTCCATGGGGGTGTCCCACACGTTGGGTCCGCTGCTGGCCGGGGTGCTGGTCGGCTGGTGGGGCTACCCGGGCACGTACTTGATCGAGGTGGGGTTGGTGGCGGTGGCCCTGGCCACCCTGGTGGCGTTGCCGTCGATCCCGCCGGAGGGCGAGGTCCGCCGGGCCGGGCTCGCCTCGGTCTGGGAGGGCCTGCGGTTCCTCGGCACCCGGCCGAACGTGCGGATGACGTTCCTGGTCGACCTGGCGGCGATGGTGCTGGCCATGCCCCGGGTGCTGTTCCCGGCGATCGGCGCGACCGCGCTCGGCGGCGGGGCCACCACGGTGGGGCTGCTCACCGCCGGCATCGCCCTCGGCACCATGGCGGCGAGTCTGCTCTCCGGGCCGCTGGGTGCGGTGCGCCGGCAGGGCCTGGCGGTGCTGGTGTCGGTGGCCGGCTGGGCGGTGGCGATCACCGTGTTCGGGCTGATCGTCGTGGCGGCGCCGGGGCCGGGGCCGGGCGGTGGTGCGCATCCGCTGCTGTGGGCGGCGGTGGCGGTGCTGCTGCTGGCCGGCGCGGCGGACGCGGTCAGCTCGGTGTTCCGGATGACGATCCTGCAGGCGGCGACGCCGGACGCGCTGCGTGGTCGGCTGCAGGGGGTGTTCATCGTCGTGGTCGCCGGTGGCCCGCAGCTGGGCCAGTTGGTGCTCGGCGCCACCGCGCAGCTGACCGGTGAGGCGGTCGCGGCGGTCGCCGGTGGCCTGGCCTGCCTGGTGGTGCTGGCGGCGCTGGCCCGCCACCAGCCGACGTTCGCTCACTACGACGCCCGGGATCCCACTCCGTGA
- a CDS encoding ubiquitin-like small modifier protein 1: protein MVTLLVPGALRADSGGQARLSVDADGTLRAVLDEVTRRWPRLARRIRDEQGQIRRYVNVYVDGADHRHSGGLDTPVPAGAQVQVIPSVAGG, encoded by the coding sequence GTGGTGACGCTGCTGGTGCCGGGCGCGCTGCGGGCGGACAGCGGTGGGCAGGCCCGGCTCTCCGTCGATGCCGACGGCACGCTGCGGGCGGTTCTCGACGAGGTGACCCGCCGCTGGCCGCGACTCGCCCGCCGGATCCGCGACGAGCAGGGCCAGATCCGGCGGTACGTGAACGTCTACGTCGATGGTGCCGACCATCGGCACAGCGGCGGTCTGGACACCCCGGTCCCGGCCGGTGCCCAGGTGCAGGTGATTCCCTCGGTCGCTGGCGGGTGA
- a CDS encoding exo-alpha-sialidase, protein MGTPHTGALLAIGTEKGLFLATSTDDRRGWQVSGPHFAMTAVYAVAIDKRRAAPRLLASVASSHYGPSVATSDDLGHTWSEPEQPPVAFPADTGATLERVWQLTPASAAEPDVVYAGSQPSALFRSTDGGASFELVRPLWEHPHRPQWEAGFGGQAIHTVLPDPRDPAAMLVAMSTGGVYRSADAGASWAPGNTGIRAYFLPDEWPEFGQCVHKVARDAVDPDRLYAQNHHGVYRSDDAGATWSSIADGLPSDFGFPIAAHPHRSGVIYTFPLVADSRRFPVDDRCRVFRSADAGATWQPLSAGLPQHPYYPAVLRDALTTDDAPTAGVYFGTRSGDVFASRDEGDSWQPVATGLPDVLCVRAAVV, encoded by the coding sequence ATGGGGACACCGCATACCGGAGCGCTGCTCGCGATCGGCACGGAGAAGGGTCTGTTCCTCGCGACCAGCACCGACGACCGGCGCGGCTGGCAGGTCAGCGGCCCGCACTTCGCGATGACCGCGGTGTACGCGGTGGCGATCGACAAACGCCGGGCGGCGCCCCGGCTGCTCGCCTCGGTGGCCAGTTCGCACTACGGGCCCAGCGTCGCGACCAGCGACGACCTCGGGCACACCTGGTCCGAGCCGGAGCAGCCGCCGGTCGCCTTCCCGGCCGACACCGGGGCCACCCTGGAGCGGGTCTGGCAGCTCACGCCGGCGTCGGCCGCCGAGCCCGACGTGGTGTACGCCGGCAGCCAGCCCTCGGCGCTGTTCCGGTCGACCGACGGCGGGGCCAGCTTCGAACTGGTCCGGCCGCTGTGGGAGCACCCGCACCGGCCGCAGTGGGAGGCGGGCTTCGGCGGCCAGGCGATCCACACCGTCCTGCCCGACCCGCGGGACCCGGCGGCCATGCTGGTCGCCATGTCCACCGGCGGCGTCTACCGTTCCGCCGACGCCGGGGCGAGCTGGGCACCCGGCAACACCGGCATCCGCGCGTACTTCCTGCCCGACGAGTGGCCCGAGTTCGGCCAGTGCGTGCACAAGGTGGCCCGGGACGCCGTCGACCCGGACCGGCTGTACGCGCAGAACCACCACGGCGTCTACCGCTCCGACGACGCCGGCGCCACCTGGTCGTCGATCGCCGACGGCCTGCCCAGCGACTTCGGCTTCCCGATCGCCGCCCACCCGCACCGGTCCGGGGTGATCTACACGTTCCCGCTGGTCGCCGACTCGCGGCGGTTCCCGGTCGACGACCGGTGCCGGGTGTTCCGGTCGGCCGACGCCGGTGCCACCTGGCAGCCGCTGAGCGCCGGGCTGCCGCAGCACCCGTACTATCCGGCGGTGCTGCGTGACGCGCTGACCACCGACGACGCGCCGACCGCCGGGGTCTACTTCGGCACCCGCAGCGGGGACGTGTTCGCCAGCCGTGACGAGGGCGATTCCTGGCAGCCGGTCGCCACCGGCCTGCCGGACGTGCTCTGTGTCCGGGCCGCGGTGGTGTGA